Proteins co-encoded in one Armatimonadota bacterium genomic window:
- a CDS encoding PmoA family protein yields the protein MAKKIAIKADRHSYYNEPVIVAIDGMEDPKDLGLSLVEIGTGRTIPAQVMARHEDCIHLCIVVDALPRGESREFEIGCSSDTTDGVNLIDDGKKVEFWIGGKLFTAYHYASDLPRPFMFPLIGPGGVNVTRRFPMEKDVPGETSDHKHHRSLWVAFGDLNGADGWSEEPGHAVTVHKEFLDKSSGTAFGRIKTLNDWLDSSGNKIMEEEREVIVYNVSEHARLIDLRVVFKATQGDVRFGDTKEGGIVAIRVATSMDGNKGGLITNSYGGVTEIETWGKRAHWCDYSGPVESQTVGITIFDNPANFRYPTYWHVRDYGLMTANPFALSAYKKDPSVDGSYILKAGEIFPFAYRIYIHSGDVIAGNVAEKYHGYINPPVVAVE from the coding sequence TTGGCTAAGAAGATTGCAATCAAAGCAGATAGGCATAGCTACTACAATGAGCCGGTTATTGTAGCAATAGATGGGATGGAAGACCCAAAAGATTTGGGTCTTTCTCTTGTCGAGATTGGAACGGGCCGGACAATTCCGGCCCAGGTCATGGCCAGGCATGAAGATTGCATCCATCTTTGTATAGTGGTTGACGCTTTACCAAGAGGAGAAAGCCGTGAATTTGAGATAGGCTGTTCTTCTGATACGACCGATGGTGTGAATCTTATTGATGATGGCAAAAAAGTCGAATTTTGGATAGGTGGGAAGCTGTTTACAGCCTATCACTACGCATCTGATCTCCCAAGGCCATTTATGTTTCCTTTAATAGGTCCAGGCGGTGTAAACGTGACCAGGCGCTTCCCAATGGAGAAGGATGTCCCTGGCGAGACTAGCGACCACAAACACCATAGGTCTTTGTGGGTTGCTTTTGGCGACCTAAATGGTGCGGATGGATGGTCTGAGGAGCCTGGTCATGCTGTAACCGTGCACAAAGAGTTTCTCGATAAAAGCAGTGGCACAGCTTTTGGACGGATAAAAACGTTGAATGATTGGCTCGATTCCTCTGGAAATAAGATAATGGAGGAGGAGCGTGAAGTTATCGTATACAATGTATCAGAACATGCCCGTTTGATAGACCTCCGCGTCGTATTTAAAGCAACCCAAGGTGACGTTCGGTTTGGTGATACCAAAGAAGGCGGCATAGTAGCGATTAGGGTCGCTACGAGTATGGATGGCAACAAGGGAGGCTTGATTACAAATTCATACGGCGGCGTTACTGAGATTGAAACTTGGGGCAAGCGCGCACATTGGTGTGATTACTCTGGACCGGTAGAAAGCCAAACCGTTGGAATTACTATATTTGATAATCCAGCCAACTTCCGATATCCTACATATTGGCATGTTCGAGATTATGGCCTTATGACTGCGAATCCATTTGCTTTATCGGCATATAAAAAAGACCCCAGCGTTGATGGGAGCTACATTTTAAAGGCTGGAGAGATATTTCCATTTGCTTATCGGATATATATTCATAGCGGCGATGTGATTGCCGGAAATGTAGCTGAGAAGTATCACGGATATATCAACCCGCCTGTTGTGGCGGTGGAATAG